One window of Biomphalaria glabrata chromosome 6, xgBioGlab47.1, whole genome shotgun sequence genomic DNA carries:
- the LOC106051278 gene encoding IST1 homolog yields MFKSGPNYTKLKTNLRLIINRLKLLEKKKTEMALKSRKEIADYISAGKEDRARIRVEHIIREDYLVEAMELLEMYCDLLLARFGLIQTQKELDPGLEEAIASIIWATPRLQADVQELKAVSEEFARKYSPDFAQACRGNSLSNVNEKVMHKLSVQAPPKSLVERYMVEIAKTYNVPFEPDPSIMHQDEILLAENLLIDLGTDDKKNTGGSGGPKGGMGVPQPLNYPMSPSGPMHFPPAPIGGGGAPPPLPSQAPHGGFSAYTPNQPPAYNSGAHSAPPGPPNFDQLYSNTTKPPYPTAPSVSVPPARPHQSKEDVFPELPTVPSNTLPDLGNSVGGNSGEDVDFDDLTRRFEQLKKKK; encoded by the exons ATGTTCAAAAGTGGACCAAATTATACCAAACTAAAAACTAACTTAAGATTGATAATTAATAGACTTAAGttgttagaaaagaaaaagactgaGATGGCCTTGAAATCCAGAAAGGAAATAGCAGACTATATTTCGGCTGGAAAGGAAGATCGGGCTCGAATACGGGTGGAACACATCATTCGTGAAGATTATTTGGTGGAGGCTATGGAACTGTTAGAAATGTATTGTGATCTGTTACTGGCAAGATTTGGTCTCATACAGACACAGAA AGAGCTTGACCCAGGCTTGGAAGAAGCTATAGCAAGTATCATTTGGGCAACTCCTAGACTGCAGGCTGATGTTCAGGAGTTAAAGGCTGTGAGTGAAGAGTTTGCTAGAAAATATTCTCCTGACTTTGCTCAGGCCTGCCGAGGGAACTCACTGAGCAATGTCAATGAAAAG GTCATGCACAAACTTTCTGTGCAAGCTCCGCCAAAGTCACTCGTGGAACGCTACATGGTTGAAATCGCCAAGACGTACAATGTTCCGTTTGAGCCAGATCCATCCATCATGCATCAGGACGAGATCCTCCTTGCTGAAAATTTGCTTATCGACCTCGGCACAGATGATAAAAAGAACACTGGTGGTTCTGGTGGACCTAAAGGTGGCATGGGAGTCCCACAACCCTTGAATTATCCTATGTCTCCTTCTGGACCCATG caTTTTCCACCAGCACCCATAGGTGGAGGAGGTGCACCACCCCCTCTCCCAAGTCAGGCACCACATGGTGGTTTCAGTGCCTACACACCTAACCAGCCCCCAGCATACAACTCAGGGGCTCACTCTGCACCTCCTGGGCCCCCTAATTTTGATCAGCTTTACAGCAACACCACAAAGCCGCCTTATCCCACAGCGCCATCTGTCTCTGTGCCACCAGCTCGACCACATCAAA GTAAGGAAGATGTGTTCCCAGAGTTACCAACAGTTCCTAGTAATACGCTCCCAGATCTTGGCAACTCTGTGGGGGGAAACTCTGGGGAAGATGTTGACTTTGATGACCTCACTCGAAGGTTTGAAcagttaaagaaaaagaaataa